One Streptomyces umbrinus genomic window, GCGGCTCGGCGCCGGCGGCATGGGGCAGGTGTTCCTGGCGCGTTCCGACCGGGGGCGGACGGTCGCGGTCAAGCTCGTACGCCAGGAACTCGCCGAGCAGGAGGAGTTCCGCGCACGCTTCCGCCAGGAGGTGCAGGCCGCGCGGAGGGTGGGCGGGTACTGGACGGCGCCGGTCCTCGACGCGGACACGGAGGCGGCGATCCCCTGGGTGGCCACGGGCTATGTCGCGGGGCCCTCGCTCGAAACGGTCGTCGGGCACGACCACGGGGCCCTCCCCGAGCGTTCCGTACGGATCCTCGCGGCCGGCCTCGCGCACGCGCTCAAGGACATCCACGCGGCGGAACTGATCCACCGCGACCTCAAGCCGTCGAACGTCCTCGTCACCATCGACGGCCCGCGCGTCATCGACTTCGGTATCGCACGCGCCCTGGAGACGGTGACCGACGGCGGCCTCACCCGCACCGGCGCGCTCGTCGGCTCACCCGGTTTCATGGCCCCCGAGCAGGTCCGCGGCGACCGCATCACACCCGCGTGCGACGTCTTCTGCCTGGGCTCGGTCCTGTCGTACGCGGCCACGGGCGACCTGCCGTTCGGTACGGCCAACAGCGGCGTGCACGCCCTGATGTTCCGCATCGCCCAGGAGGAGCCGGACCTGGCGGGCGTCCCGGAGGGCATCGCCGACCTCGTCCGCCAGTGCCTGCGCAAGGACCCGGCCTCCCGCCCGACCCTCGACGACATCCTGGAGCGCACAGGCGCCGAGGACACCGTCACGGACGGCCGCAGCCGCGACCCCTGGCTGCCGGGGACGCTGGTGGCCCAGCTGGGCCGGCACGCGGTGCAGCTGCTGGACACGGAGGATCCGGAGGTGTCCTCTGGGGCTCCGCCCCAGACCCCGTCGGGGGCCGGCCCCCGAACCCCCGCTCCTCAAACGCCGGAGGGGCTGAAGAAGCCTCAGGCACAACCAGCCCGTCCGGCGTTTGAGGAGGAGGCCGTTCAGGCCGACAGCGGGGGTCCGGGGGCGGCAGCCCCCAGGGACGGGAAGGGTAAGGGCGGCGGGGGCGAAGAAACTCCCGGTCCCCCCGAAGCCTCCCCCGAACACGAACACGCCCCCACCCCCGACGGCCCCACCCCACCCCCGCCAGGCACCCCGGGAGCCGCCCCCTTCGACCACCTCCCCACAATGACCACGGGCCTGCCCGGGACACCCCCACCGACCACCCCGCCGGGAGGACCGCCGGGAGGCCCACCCGTCCACCCGGCCTACGGCTACCCCCAGCAACACCCCCAGCCCGCCGCCTACGGCTACCCGCACTACCAACACCAGCCCGCCGGCTACCCACCCCCTCCGGGCTCGACTCCGCCCTACGGCCCCCCGTACGGCCCAACACCCCCGTACGGCCCGGGAGTTCTCCCACAACCCGGCCCGCCGCCGGAAAGAGGCGGCCGCTCCACCGCGGTCCTGATCATCGTGGCGCTGATCGTCGCGCTGGGCGCAGGCGCGTCCGTCTACGCACTGATGAAGGGCGACGGAGACAACCGGGCGGGCGGCGGCGACTCCACCACGTCCCCGACGGCAACCGCGCCCGCCCCGGGCCCGGCCACCGAGGGCCCCACGCAGCCGCCGACCACACCGGAGGAGACGCCGACGGACGGCGCGATCCCCGTCAAGTACCTGGGCACCTGGACCGCGTCCATCGACAACGCCACGGGCCACAACACCCGCGAACTCACCATCCAGCAGGGCGAGGTGGGCGACACGGTCCTCTCGCTCACGGCGGACGGCCCGGCCGGCAGCGGCACGTACCACTGTGTGTTCCGGGCGGAGCTCTCCGAGGCCCCGAGCGCCGGCGGCCCGCTCCGGATCGGCGCGTCCGAGGTCACGGCCGGCCGGCCGGCCACGTCCTGCAGCCCGGGCGAGGCAACGGAGTTGACCGTCCTCCCCGACGGAC contains:
- a CDS encoding serine/threonine-protein kinase — translated: MEKLGPDDPLGVPPAGGWGRIGAYRLLARLGAGGMGQVFLARSDRGRTVAVKLVRQELAEQEEFRARFRQEVQAARRVGGYWTAPVLDADTEAAIPWVATGYVAGPSLETVVGHDHGALPERSVRILAAGLAHALKDIHAAELIHRDLKPSNVLVTIDGPRVIDFGIARALETVTDGGLTRTGALVGSPGFMAPEQVRGDRITPACDVFCLGSVLSYAATGDLPFGTANSGVHALMFRIAQEEPDLAGVPEGIADLVRQCLRKDPASRPTLDDILERTGAEDTVTDGRSRDPWLPGTLVAQLGRHAVQLLDTEDPEVSSGAPPQTPSGAGPRTPAPQTPEGLKKPQAQPARPAFEEEAVQADSGGPGAAAPRDGKGKGGGGEETPGPPEASPEHEHAPTPDGPTPPPPGTPGAAPFDHLPTMTTGLPGTPPPTTPPGGPPGGPPVHPAYGYPQQHPQPAAYGYPHYQHQPAGYPPPPGSTPPYGPPYGPTPPYGPGVLPQPGPPPERGGRSTAVLIIVALIVALGAGASVYALMKGDGDNRAGGGDSTTSPTATAPAPGPATEGPTQPPTTPEETPTDGAIPVKYLGTWTASIDNATGHNTRELTIQQGEVGDTVLSLTADGPAGSGTYHCVFRAELSEAPSAGGPLRIGASEVTAGRPATSCSPGEATELTVLPDGRLRRVNTSNGDELTYTKQG